The stretch of DNA CCGTCGCGGTGGGTGACGGCGATCCTGTGGTGCTGCTCGGCGCCGTCCCCGCCCATCTCGCCGTCGCCGCCGGGGGAGTGCGGGACCGGGGCTTCCGCGGTGGTCACCGAGAGGACACCGGCCCTGTCCTCGTCCGCTGCCGCTCGTACGGCGAGTTCGGCGGCCTGTCCCGCCCGGTCCCAGGCCGAATTGCCGCGGCATCCCTCGACGACCACGCGATGGGCGCGTACGGCGTCGAGTGCGGCCTCGACGGATGCGGCGTCGGCGCGCCCGTAGGCGTAGCCGTACGGGAGGACGAGCACGGTCGGCGCGAAGCGGTGGCCGCCCAGATGGGTGACCTCCCAGAGCCCGCGTTCACGCCGGCCTGCCCGAGTCCGACCCGACGACCACGCACGTCGTCGGCCACTGGGCCTACCTCGGCGCCGGCTACAGCCCCGGCGCGGCCCTCCTCGCCGCCCACGTCTGGCACCGCAGGGAACTGGAACGGCAGTTCGCGGCCGAAGGGGGCTGCTGATGACCTCGCCCTCGCCCACCGTCCTCCGCCCGGAGGCGGCCCCGGCGCTGGACCTGCTGACGGTTCCCCAGGTCATGGCCCGCCTCCAGCTCGGCCGCTCCGCCGTCTACGACCTACTCCGCAGCGGCCAGCTCGCCTCGATCACCCTCGGCCGCGCCCGCCGCATCCCCACCCATGCCCTCACCGACTTCATCCGTACCCGCCTCGAACAGGAAGCCGCCGCCTGATGACCTCCCCGCGCCCCGCCTCATCCCGCCGCATCCGCTCTCGTGCCAACGGCGACGGAACCGTCTACCAGCGCAAGGACGCTGGGAGGCTGCCGGATACGTCCTCGCCCCCGGCAACACGCGCAAGCGCATCCGCATCTACGGCACCACCCGCAAAGACGCGCTGGCCAAGCTCACTGAGAAGATCGCCGCCAGCAACCGCGGCCTCCTCGTCGCGACGGCCGACAGCACGGTGAGCGAATATCTCGCGTACTGGCTGGACGGCGTCGCCGTTCACTACCTGCGGGAGAACACCCACACCCGCTACGCCGCTTCCATCCGTCTCCACCTCAACCCCGGGCTCGGCGCCAAGAAGCTCGCCCGGCTCACTGCCCGCGACGTCCGCACCTTCCTCGACGGGCTCCGCACCACCTGCCAGTGCTGCGTCCAGGAACGGGACACGGACCGGCAGCGCTGCTGCGCCATCGGCCAGTGCTGCGAAAAGCGTCTGTCGCCGCTGACCGTGACGTACGTCCACGCGGTCCTCAAGTCCGCCCTGGAACACGCCGTCCGCGAGGACGAACTGCCACGCAACGTCGCCCGGAACGTCAAGACGGCAGCACCCCGCCCCAGACGCTTCCAGCCCCTCACCGCCGCCGAGGCCCGTCAACTCCTCCAGACGGCCAACGGCGACCCGCTCCACGCCCTGTACGAACTCGCCCTGCGCACCGGACTCCGCAAGGGCGAACTCCTCGGCCTCCACTGGGAAGACCGGACCTCGGCGGCGGAACGGCGAGCGTCCGCCGCTCACCTCAACGCACCCAGAGCGGCGGCCTGACCGCCCTGCCCACCAAGACCCGCGCATCAGAACGCCGCATCGCCCTGCCGACCGAGTGTGTCCACTCGCTGAAGAGCCACCGGGAACGTCAGGAAGTAGAACGCAAGGCGGCCGGGGCGGGCTGGAAGGACCTCGGTCTCGTCTTCGTTACGCCGACCGGCGGCCCGCTCGACCCTGCCAACCTCACCCGGCGCTTCGGCCGGCTCCTCGACCGGGCCGGGCTACGCCGCATCCGCTTCCATGACCTGCGCCACTCGACGGCCACCCTGCTCCTGGAACAAGGCGTCGACCTCGTCGTGATCAAGGAACTCCTTGGCCACGCACACATCGGCGTGACGGCCGGCGTCTACGCCCGCGTGCGACTCCGCCTCCTGCGCCAAGCCATCGACACCCTGAACGACGCCCTCGGCCCAGCCGACGACGACCCTGACGGCCCACCCGCCATAGCTGCCGTCCGCTGACGTTCCCGTCAGCGTTGCCGTCAAACGCCCCAGGAGCCCCGCCGGAATGTCCTTCCGACGGGGCTCCTCAGTGTTCTTGGATCTCGCGACCTGGGCAGGTTACGGGCTTATCACTCCCCGCCCTGATATCCCATCTCCGCCGACCGAGAGCGAGGCACTCTCAATTGCATTACGAAGATACGATCGTGCGTCTCCTGCATCAGCCTTCCCAAGCAGGATTGAGAGGAATTCGGAATCCGGGTAGCCATTCGCCCCTTCATCTTTCATGGCCCACAACTGCGACCAAATAGCGATCATCATCTCGTTGCAGGCTCGGGCTTGCCGTAGTCCGTCCGAACTCTCCTCGGAGAAAATACAGCGCGCCGAGATCCCCAACCGATGCCCCAAGGCCAGCAAGAAAGCCTCCTTGGACTCCGACTCCAGGATCGCACGGACTTGATCTCGAATGTTCATTGATCCATGTCCCAGAAATCCTCGTCCGTCATCCGTCGACCGCCACCATAGGACTCACGGGGCAATGAATCGACATCGTATCCACGTGACCGCAGAACCGCGACCCTGGTGTTTCCGTTCATGATCATTCCGTCCGGCTTGGCGATCAGTGGTTCATGTGCTCCCGGCCGCAAGGAGAAGACGATGTCGTCCGTATCTTGCTTGTGCCAGAAGTCCAATGAACTCTTATCCAGCGAACTGTCTGGATGAAGTGACTTCAGCGGGGGATCACACGGACTTGAATTGTGAACGAGGACCGGAGTCTTACCCGCGAGCACATAGTACGTGTGCTACGCGACCCCTTCCTGCCTGCGTTTTCGCAGGTCAAGCGGTGTTCGGCAGTCCGCTGAGGTGCGGTTTCGGTCGGGTTTGTCCGTGGTTGTTGCCGTCACTACTGCCGTCAACGGGCTGGATCGTCAGGTAGGCGGGGCCGCTTTGGCGGGATTTGGTGTTCGGGGTGGTTCTCGGCCCAGCGTGCGGCGGGGCTGGGCGGTCCGCAAAGGGTGGTCGGGAGCTTCGCTCCCCGCCGGAGGCATGCCGACCACCGCCCTCGGTGGAGCGGCGGCGGACGGGAAGGGTCGGCCCCCTGGTCGACCCTGTGCCTG from Streptomyces tsukubensis encodes:
- a CDS encoding helix-turn-helix domain-containing protein: MTSPSPTVLRPEAAPALDLLTVPQVMARLQLGRSAVYDLLRSGQLASITLGRARRIPTHALTDFIRTRLEQEAAA